The DNA sequence GGAGTAATGTCCCACCTGAGAAGACGATCACGAGGAAGGAATGCTCCATGCTTTCCCGCCTGTTTGCCCCCAAGGTCAAGGTCAGTGCGCACTGCGACCTGCCCTGTGGCGTGTACGACCCGGCCCAGGCCCGCATCGAGGCGGAGTCGGTGAAGGCCGTGCAGGAGAAGATGGCCGCCAACGACGACCCGCACTTCCAGGCGCGCGCCACCGTCATCAAGGAGCAGCGCGCCGAGCTCGCCAAGCACCACGTCTCGGTGCTCTGGAGCGACTACTTCAAGCCGCCGCACTTCGAGAAGTACCCGGAGCTGCACCAGCTGGTCAACGACGCCCTGAAGGCCCTCTCGGCCGCCAAGGGTTCGACCGACCCGGCGACGGGTCAGAAGGCTCTGGACTACATCGCCCAGATCGACAAGATCTTCTGGGAGACGAAGAAGGCCTGACTCAAGGCTCTTTCATCGTTCTCCCGACCCGAAGGGGTCCGACCGGTTCGCCGGGCGGGCCCCTTCGGCATGAGTGGGCTCCCTCTCCGGAAGGACGTCACGCACGGTCCAGTCGCTGCGGCGGGTGCGGCGGCCAGGGTCCGAGAGCGGGCAGCCCCTCGGCAGCCACCGGTGAGACGGTGGGCGTGCGTCCGGCCAGCCAGGCCGCCAGGTCGCGTACGCGTCCGGTGACCGCCGTGCCCGGCGGCCCGCCGCCGACGGACCACTGGCGCCGCGCGTCCTCGGCGTGGAGGTGTGTGCCTGCCGGAAGGCGGCCGAGGAGGAAGTCGATGGCGTGTGCGGCCAGGTCCTCGGGCCAGTCGTCCGGCGGTACGCCGACGTCCAGGTCGACCATGTGGATCCATGCCTCGCGCCAGCGCGCGAATACGGTGGCGGCCAGGTTCGCGTTGCGGAACGTGACCGGACGGCTCCAGTCCATGTCGTCGGCGCGCGCCCAGGTTGCTTCGAGCGCGGCCATGTGTGCGACGAGTGCCGCGCGGTGCTCGGCGGCACTGCGCCCCGCTGTGGCCTCGATGATCGCGTTCCGCTCGGCCGTCCCGCCGTCGTAGCCCGCCACGAGCTCACCGCGCAGCGCATGCACCGCGAGACGGGCGAACATTCTCGCGTTGTCGGTGAGATGCGCCAGGACGTGGCCGCGTGACCAGCCTG is a window from the Streptomyces sp. NBC_00299 genome containing:
- the sodN gene encoding superoxide dismutase, Ni — encoded protein: MLSRLFAPKVKVSAHCDLPCGVYDPAQARIEAESVKAVQEKMAANDDPHFQARATVIKEQRAELAKHHVSVLWSDYFKPPHFEKYPELHQLVNDALKALSAAKGSTDPATGQKALDYIAQIDKIFWETKKA
- a CDS encoding maleylpyruvate isomerase family mycothiol-dependent enzyme is translated as MQPPVTAVIEAHGALERLAAGLTDEQVTEASGLPGWSRGHVLAHLTDNARMFARLAVHALRGELVAGYDGGTAERNAIIEATAGRSAAEHRAALVAHMAALEATWARADDMDWSRPVTFRNANLAATVFARWREAWIHMVDLDVGVPPDDWPEDLAAHAIDFLLGRLPAGTHLHAEDARRQWSVGGGPPGTAVTGRVRDLAAWLAGRTPTVSPVAAEGLPALGPWPPHPPQRLDRA